The proteins below are encoded in one region of Naumovozyma castellii chromosome 6, complete genome:
- the MXR1 gene encoding peptide-methionine-S-sulfoxide reductase (ancestral locus Anc_3.541) gives MSSTISKTIKFNPATDKLVTVACGCFWGTEHIYRKHLGDKIIDAKVGYANGEESKKDHDTSISYQRVKKGDTDFAEVLQISYNPKIITLKELADFFFRIHDPTTTNAQGPDQGTQYRSGLYAHSKEDLSELEKIKQEWQSKWGNKIVTTVEPIHNFYDAEEYHQLYLFKNTEGYACPTHYVRDI, from the coding sequence ATGTCATCTACCATTTCTAAAACCATAAAGTTCAATCCAGCAACTGACAAGCTGGTGACAGTTGCATGTGGCTGTTTCTGGGGTACCGAACATATCTACAGAAAGCATTTAGGtgataaaattattgatgCTAAGGTCGGCTACGCCAATGGGGAAGAGTCAAAGAAAGATCACGATACTTCTATATCATATCAAAGGGTCAAGAAGGGAGACACAGACTTTGCGGAAGTATTACAAATATCATACAACCCTAAGATTATAACATTAAAGGAATTGGctgatttttttttcagaaTCCACgatccaacaacaacaaatgcACAAGGTCCTGATCAAGGTACTCAATACCGTAGTGGTTTATATGCCCACTCAAAGGAAGATTTAAGTGAATTAGAAAAGATCAAACAAGAATGGCAATCTAAATGGGGAAATAAAATTGTAACCACAGTGGAACCAATCCACAACTTCTACGATGCTGAAGAATACCATCAACTTTACCTTTTCAAGAACACAGAGGGCTACGCATGCCCAACTCATTACGTAAGAGATATTTAA